From one Bombus huntii isolate Logan2020A chromosome 17, iyBomHunt1.1, whole genome shotgun sequence genomic stretch:
- the LOC126875230 gene encoding gustatory receptor for sugar taste 64f-like isoform X2 codes for MNNMSNYDNTGKKVNEMRPLNLPPVKYQNALLINVRSPKSSSQFGKFDNLKPEIDTIGMLEPVAASVSAFNPKTDSLHASMRPIIMLAQCFSLFPVSGINNSDASYLRFTWRSPKFVYCAMSIFGSSIMTIFNILRIVTTGVNSTKMTTFVFNGTNLIASLLFLKLSIQWPCLMVTWEKLEKELSHRHRKISRITLATKFSIVTIVVMMIALVEHGLSIIHGYIQAKECALYKAEEDILGVYFQMQFPQIFSRIQYSLWKGVLVDICNILSTFSWNFVDLFLILISIALTDQFRQLNSRLNSIRGKHHFIVKAMPEWWWAEARSEYNHLATLTRQLDSHISVMVLLSFATDLYFICIQLLFSFTSPMRGIIEKIYFGFSFGFLLARTTVVSLCAATIHDESLLPAPILYSVSGSSFSTEVMRFLAQVTTDNICLTGMKFFSVTRSLVLTVAGTIVTYELVLVQFNTTQQSEVSNSTVCEG; via the exons ATGAATAACATGTCGAATTACGATAATACAGGGAAAAAAGTAAACGAGATGCGGCCGCTGAATTTGCCACCTGTGAAATATCAGAACGCGTTATTGATCAATGTTAG GTCGCCCAAGAGTAGCTCGCAGTTTGGCAAATTCGACAATCTGAAGCCGGAGATAGACACCATCGGAA tGTTGGAGCCGGTAGCAGCTTCCGTCAGCGCCTTCAACCCAAAGACCGACAGCTTACACGCGTCTATGAGGCCGATCATCATGTTGGCGCAATGCTTCTCCTTGTTCCCCGTGTCCGGTATTAACAACTCCGATGCATCGTATCTCAG GTTCACCTGGCGCAGCCCGAAATTCGTATATTGTGCGATGTCAATTTTTGGCTCGTCGATAATGACGATATTCAACATTTTGAGAATAGTTACGACCGGAGTAAATTCCACGAAAATGA CCACGTTCGTATTCAATGGGACGAATTTGATCGCTTCGTTGCTGTTCCTAAAGTTATCGATCCAGTGGCCCTGTTTGATGGTAACTTGGGAGAAACTCGAGAAAGAGCTTTCGCACAGGCATAGAAAAATCTCGAGGATCACCCTGGCCACGAAATTCAGTATCGTGACCATAGTAGTGATGATGATTGCATTAG TCGAACACGGTTTGTCGATAATCCACGGCTACATCCAAGCTAAAGAGTGCGCCCTGTACAAAGCAGAAGAGGATATACTTGGTGTGTATTTCCAGATGCAGTTTCCACAG ATATTTTCAAGGATACAGTACAGTTTGTGGAAAGGAGTATTGGTGGACATCTGCAATATTCTCAGTACGTTCTCGTGGAATTTCGTCGACCTGTTTCTCATCCTTATCAGCATCGCCTTGACGGATCAGTTTCGTCAACTGAACAGTCGTCTGAATTCTATAAGGGGCAAG CATCATTTCATTGTTAAGGCAATGCCCGAATGGTGGTGGGCCGAGGCAAGGAGCGAATACAATCACTTGGCAACGCTAACGAGGCAACTGGACTCCCATATCTCCGTTATGGTTCTCCTCTCTTTCGCTACCGATCTGTATTTCATCTGCATACAACTGCTTTTCTCTTTCAC CAGTCCGATGCGAGGCATCATCGAGAAAATCTACTTCGGCTTTTCCTTTGGATTCCTGTTGGCGAGAACGACAGTGGTCTCCCTGTGTGCCGCAACGATTCACGACGAGTCGTTACTCCCGGCCCCGATCTTATACAGCGTTTCTGGAAGCAGTTTCTCGACGGAA GTAATGAGATTCCTGGCGCAAGTAACAACGGATAACATTTGCTTGACGGGCATGAAATTCTTCTCGGTGACCAGGAGCCTCGTATTAACA GTAGCGGGAACCATAGTGACGTACGAACTGGTGCTGGTGCAGTTCAACACGACGCAGCAAAGTGAAGTGTCGAACAGTACCGTGTGCGAG gGCTAG
- the LOC126875230 gene encoding gustatory receptor for sugar taste 64f-like isoform X1: MNNMSNYDNTGKKVNEMRPLNLPPVKYQNALLINVRSPKSSSQFGKFDNLKPEIDTIGMLEPVAASVSAFNPKTDSLHASMRPIIMLAQCFSLFPVSGINNSDASYLRFTWRSPKFVYCAMSIFGSSIMTIFNILRIVTTGVNSTKMTTFVFNGTNLIASLLFLKLSIQWPCLMVTWEKLEKELSHRHRKISRITLATKFSIVTIVVMMIALVEHGLSIIHGYIQAKECALYKAEEDILGVYFQMQFPQIFSRIQYSLWKGVLVDICNILSTFSWNFVDLFLILISIALTDQFRQLNSRLNSIRGKHHFIVKAMPEWWWAEARSEYNHLATLTRQLDSHISVMVLLSFATDLYFICIQLLFSFTPMRGIIEKIYFGFSFGFLLARTTVVSLCAATIHDESLLPAPILYSVSGSSFSTEVMRFLAQVTTDNICLTGMKFFSVTRSLVLTVAGTIVTYELVLVQFNTTQQSEVSNSTVCEVK; this comes from the exons ATGAATAACATGTCGAATTACGATAATACAGGGAAAAAAGTAAACGAGATGCGGCCGCTGAATTTGCCACCTGTGAAATATCAGAACGCGTTATTGATCAATGTTAG GTCGCCCAAGAGTAGCTCGCAGTTTGGCAAATTCGACAATCTGAAGCCGGAGATAGACACCATCGGAA tGTTGGAGCCGGTAGCAGCTTCCGTCAGCGCCTTCAACCCAAAGACCGACAGCTTACACGCGTCTATGAGGCCGATCATCATGTTGGCGCAATGCTTCTCCTTGTTCCCCGTGTCCGGTATTAACAACTCCGATGCATCGTATCTCAG GTTCACCTGGCGCAGCCCGAAATTCGTATATTGTGCGATGTCAATTTTTGGCTCGTCGATAATGACGATATTCAACATTTTGAGAATAGTTACGACCGGAGTAAATTCCACGAAAATGA CCACGTTCGTATTCAATGGGACGAATTTGATCGCTTCGTTGCTGTTCCTAAAGTTATCGATCCAGTGGCCCTGTTTGATGGTAACTTGGGAGAAACTCGAGAAAGAGCTTTCGCACAGGCATAGAAAAATCTCGAGGATCACCCTGGCCACGAAATTCAGTATCGTGACCATAGTAGTGATGATGATTGCATTAG TCGAACACGGTTTGTCGATAATCCACGGCTACATCCAAGCTAAAGAGTGCGCCCTGTACAAAGCAGAAGAGGATATACTTGGTGTGTATTTCCAGATGCAGTTTCCACAG ATATTTTCAAGGATACAGTACAGTTTGTGGAAAGGAGTATTGGTGGACATCTGCAATATTCTCAGTACGTTCTCGTGGAATTTCGTCGACCTGTTTCTCATCCTTATCAGCATCGCCTTGACGGATCAGTTTCGTCAACTGAACAGTCGTCTGAATTCTATAAGGGGCAAG CATCATTTCATTGTTAAGGCAATGCCCGAATGGTGGTGGGCCGAGGCAAGGAGCGAATACAATCACTTGGCAACGCTAACGAGGCAACTGGACTCCCATATCTCCGTTATGGTTCTCCTCTCTTTCGCTACCGATCTGTATTTCATCTGCATACAACTGCTTTTCTCTTTCAC TCCGATGCGAGGCATCATCGAGAAAATCTACTTCGGCTTTTCCTTTGGATTCCTGTTGGCGAGAACGACAGTGGTCTCCCTGTGTGCCGCAACGATTCACGACGAGTCGTTACTCCCGGCCCCGATCTTATACAGCGTTTCTGGAAGCAGTTTCTCGACGGAA GTAATGAGATTCCTGGCGCAAGTAACAACGGATAACATTTGCTTGACGGGCATGAAATTCTTCTCGGTGACCAGGAGCCTCGTATTAACA GTAGCGGGAACCATAGTGACGTACGAACTGGTGCTGGTGCAGTTCAACACGACGCAGCAAAGTGAAGTGTCGAACAGTACCGTGTGCGAGGTGAAGTAA